From a single Arachis hypogaea cultivar Tifrunner chromosome 3, arahy.Tifrunner.gnm2.J5K5, whole genome shotgun sequence genomic region:
- the LOC112790888 gene encoding uncharacterized protein: MDPKEVKSELVLILDYGSQYTHLITRRIRSLSVFSLCISGTSSLSAITALNPSVVILSGGPHSVHTPDSPSFPDGFLDWAQSNGVVVLGICYGLQLLVQRLGGEVRVGHTQEYGRMEIHVDKPSDLFGNDKVGSKQVVWMSHGDEAAVLPPGFQVVARSQQGAVAAIENPSRKFYGLQYHPEVTHTPEGMETLKRFLFDVCKVAAEWKMEDVMEEEIKVIKETVGPDEHVICALSGGVDSTVAATLVHKAIGDRLHCVFVDNGLLRYKERERVMGTFEKDLHLPVVCVDAVDQFLSKLKGVTDPEMKRKIIGKEFICIFDAFAHELEQKLGKKPSYLVQGTLYPDVIESCPPPGSGRTHSHTIKSHHNVGGLPKDMKLKLIEPLKLLFKDEVRQLGKILNVPEGFLKRHPFPGPGLAVRVLGDVTEGDALEILRQVDEIFIQSIKDAGLYDEIWQAFAVFLPIRSVGVQGDQRTHSHVVALRAVTSQDGMTADWYYFEHKFLDDVARKICNGVRGVNRVVQDITSKPPSTIEWE; this comes from the exons ATGGACCCTAAAGAGGTGAAATCGGAGCTGGTGCTCATCCTAGACTATGGTTCCCAATACACACACCTCATCACTCGCCGAATCAGAAGCCTCTCTGTCTTCTCCCTCTGCATCTCGGGCACCTCCTCTCTCTCCGCCATCACTGCCCTCAACCCCTCCGTCGTCATCCTCTCCGGCGGACCTCACTCCGTCCACACCCCGGACTCCCCATCCTTCCCCGATGGCTTCCTCGACTGGGCCCAGTCAAACGGCGTCGTCGTCCTCGGCATCTGCTACGGCCTCCAGCTCCTCGTTCAGCGCCTCGGCGGCGAGGTCCGCGTCGGCCATACGCAGGAGTACGGCCGCATGGAGATCCACGTTGACAAGCCGTCTGACCTCTTCGGCAATGATAAAGTCGGCAGCAAGCAGGTTGTCTGGATGAGCCACGGCGACGAGGCTGCCGTCCTCCCCCCTGGCTTCCAAGTTGTCGCACGCAGCCAGCAGGGCGCAGTCGCCGCCATTGAGAATCCTTCTAGAAAGTTCTATGGCCTTCAGTATCACCCTGAG GTGACGCATACGCCGGAAGGGATGGAGACGTTGAAGCGCTTTCTGTTTGATGTTTGTAAAGTTGCTGCAGAGTGGAAGATGGAGGATGTGATGGAAGAAGAAATTAAGGTGATTAAGGAGACTGTTGGCCCTGATGAGCATGTCATATGTGCCTTGTCTGGTGGTGTGGATTCCACGGTTGCTGCTACTCTTGTGCATAAAGCCATTGGCGATCGCCTTCATTGTGTCTTTGTGGATAATGGATTGCTTAG GTATAAGGAGAGGGAACGTGTGATGGGGACATTCGAAAAGGATCTCCATTTACCAGTTGTATGTGTTGATGCTGTAGACCAATTTCTTTCGAAGTTGAAGGGTGTCACTGATCCTGAGATGAAGAGGAAAATTATTGGGAAAGAGTTTATTTGCATCTTTGATGCTTTTGCTCATGAGTTAGAGCAGAAACTGGGAAAGAAACCTTCTTACTTGGTTCAAGGAACCTTGTACCCTGATGTGATCGAATCCTGTCCGCCCCCTGGAAGTGGGAGAACCCATTCCCATACCATCAAGAGCCATCACAATGTTGGTGGTCTCCCAAAGGACATGAAGTTGAAGCTTATTGAACCTCTTAAACTACTATTCAAGGATGAG GTTCGTCAATTAGGGAAGATCTTAAATGTTCCTGAGGGCTTTCTAAAACGCCACCCATTCCCTGGCCCTGGTCTTGCAGTGAGAGTTTTAGGTGATGTTACAGAAGGAGATGCCTTAGAAATTCTCCGACAG GTTGATGAGATCTTCATTCAGTCAATCAAGGATGCGGGGCTTTACGATGAAATATGGCAAGCCTTTGCAGTTTTCTTGCCAATACGATCTGTTGGAGTTCAAGGTGATCAGAGAACACATTCCCATGTTGTTGCGCTCCGAGCTGTTACAAGTCAAGACGGAATGACCGCTGATTG GTACTACTTTGAGCACAAGTTCCTCGATGATGTAGCAAGAAAGATTTGTAATGGTGTGCGTGGTGTAAACCGAGTTGTGCAAGACATTACCTCAAAGCCACCATCAACAATTGAATGGGAATAA